A single region of the Solwaraspora sp. WMMD791 genome encodes:
- a CDS encoding DUF1990 domain-containing protein: MSGFTYAQTGATSQLLRTAEAGHRHGPALPAGYRHLRYRTALRPGTFDRAGRAVLTWRMHRAVGARVAASAPRADPGVQVTVSLGVGPLRMTAPCAVVWATDTADRAGFAYGTLDGHPASGEEAFLVERAGDRVWFSVVAFSRPVAPAMRLAGPVAVVAQHLYAWRLGVALRRLTR, translated from the coding sequence ATGTCAGGTTTCACCTATGCGCAGACCGGGGCCACCAGCCAGCTGCTGCGTACCGCCGAGGCCGGGCACCGGCACGGGCCGGCCCTGCCCGCCGGCTACCGCCACCTGCGCTACCGGACGGCGCTACGACCAGGCACCTTCGACCGCGCGGGCCGGGCCGTGCTCACCTGGCGGATGCACCGGGCCGTTGGGGCCCGGGTCGCCGCCTCGGCACCACGCGCCGATCCCGGCGTGCAGGTCACGGTCAGCCTCGGCGTGGGTCCGCTGCGGATGACCGCGCCGTGCGCGGTGGTGTGGGCGACCGACACCGCGGACCGGGCCGGGTTCGCCTACGGCACCCTCGACGGGCACCCCGCCAGCGGCGAGGAGGCCTTCCTGGTGGAGCGGGCCGGCGACCGTGTGTGGTTCTCCGTGGTGGCGTTCAGCCGACCGGTGGCACCGGCGATGCGGCTCGCCGGCCCGGTCGCGGTGGTGGCCCAGCATCTCTACGCCTGGCGGCTCGGTGTCGCGCTGCGTCGACTGACCCGCTGA
- a CDS encoding DNA-3-methyladenine glycosylase 2 family protein, producing the protein MVGHEQVGRSASRQRILRPPDGYHLAMSVRPLAMGRYDPCARWHADTFWWTARTPSGPAALALHRRGGELIATGHGPGAADVVDIADAVAGLRDDVDGFRALARHHPVVHALARRYAGVRLPATGAVFARVLRAVLEQKVTGVEAYRGYAATVRAFGTPAPGPAPGMWVTPDPAVIATTPYWKFHPLGIEQRRAQTLRRAAAVADRLEASVDASTATGRLTSLPGIGPWTAAEVVRVAFGAADAVSVGDFHLPNTVAWALAGEARGDDQRMLDLLEPFRGHRGRVCLLLELAGLAAPRFGPRAPLRSFARF; encoded by the coding sequence ATGGTCGGGCACGAGCAGGTGGGCAGGTCGGCGAGCCGGCAACGAATCCTGCGGCCACCGGACGGTTACCACCTGGCCATGTCCGTGCGTCCGCTGGCGATGGGGCGGTACGACCCCTGCGCCCGCTGGCACGCGGACACATTCTGGTGGACCGCCCGTACGCCGAGCGGCCCGGCGGCCCTCGCGCTGCACCGGCGCGGCGGCGAGCTGATCGCCACCGGACACGGCCCCGGCGCAGCCGACGTCGTCGACATCGCCGACGCGGTCGCCGGGCTCCGCGACGACGTCGACGGATTCCGGGCGCTCGCTCGACACCACCCGGTGGTGCACGCCCTGGCCCGCCGCTACGCCGGGGTCCGCCTGCCCGCGACCGGCGCGGTGTTCGCCCGGGTACTACGGGCCGTCCTGGAACAGAAGGTGACCGGAGTCGAGGCCTACCGCGGGTACGCCGCCACCGTACGCGCCTTCGGGACACCGGCCCCCGGGCCGGCACCCGGCATGTGGGTCACCCCCGATCCGGCGGTCATCGCGACGACCCCGTACTGGAAGTTCCACCCGCTCGGCATCGAACAGCGCCGGGCGCAGACCCTGCGCCGGGCGGCGGCCGTGGCAGACCGGCTGGAGGCCAGCGTCGACGCGTCGACCGCGACCGGTCGGCTGACGAGCCTTCCCGGGATCGGCCCGTGGACCGCCGCCGAGGTGGTCCGGGTCGCCTTCGGCGCGGCGGACGCGGTGAGCGTCGGGGACTTCCACCTGCCGAACACGGTGGCCTGGGCGCTGGCCGGCGAGGCACGCGGCGACGACCAGCGGATGCTGGACCTGCTGGAACCGTTCCGTGGTCACCGGGGACGGGTCTGCCTGCTGCTGGAACTGGCCGGCCTGGCGGCCCCCCGGTTCGGCCCCCGCGCGCCACTGCGGTCCTTCGCGAGGTTCTGA
- a CDS encoding class I SAM-dependent methyltransferase, protein MTALTPVLPDPKANYLRTGIHRVHGWLNPSTAVYLSGIETAQRADGITGDVAEIGIHHGKSFLCLALALPADQRAVAIDVFGDQSANVDQSGYGDRDTFEQNLATYGVGDNVDILQTSSLELEQNGFLTPGRRFRIFSIDGGHTTEITENDLRIAEQTVTERGMVVLDDILNRHWLGVITGLFRYLEHGGSLVPAVLVPNKLVLATSVEQAKQYRAMFAEHFAATREKADVPLAGHQVDVYADRPWLVRGENGESGPILEHEPMSTIPTARLSELEEQLRSSRAELDRTKRQLKTVREELRAATVPMYRKAARRMPWLARPVRPVFRRVRDVWRRSR, encoded by the coding sequence ATGACGGCGCTCACACCGGTCCTGCCCGATCCGAAGGCGAATTACCTTCGCACCGGCATCCATCGGGTCCACGGCTGGCTGAACCCTTCGACTGCCGTCTACCTGAGCGGTATCGAGACCGCGCAGCGCGCCGACGGCATCACCGGCGATGTCGCCGAAATCGGCATCCACCACGGCAAGTCGTTCCTCTGTCTCGCGCTCGCCCTGCCGGCGGACCAGCGGGCGGTCGCCATCGACGTGTTCGGCGACCAGTCGGCGAACGTGGACCAGTCCGGGTACGGCGACCGGGACACGTTCGAACAGAACCTGGCGACCTACGGCGTCGGTGACAACGTCGACATCCTGCAGACATCCAGCCTGGAGCTGGAACAGAACGGATTCCTCACGCCCGGACGCCGGTTCCGGATCTTTTCCATCGACGGCGGACACACCACCGAGATCACCGAAAACGACCTTCGGATCGCCGAGCAGACGGTCACCGAGCGAGGAATGGTCGTCCTCGACGACATCCTCAACCGGCACTGGCTCGGTGTGATCACCGGCCTCTTCCGGTACCTCGAGCACGGCGGCAGCCTGGTGCCCGCCGTCCTGGTGCCCAACAAGCTGGTCCTCGCCACCTCGGTGGAGCAGGCCAAGCAGTACCGGGCGATGTTCGCCGAGCACTTCGCCGCGACCCGGGAAAAGGCCGACGTACCGCTCGCCGGACATCAGGTCGACGTCTACGCCGACCGACCCTGGCTGGTGCGCGGCGAGAACGGCGAGTCCGGTCCGATCCTCGAGCACGAGCCGATGTCGACCATTCCGACCGCCCGGCTGAGCGAGCTCGAGGAGCAGCTGCGGTCCAGCCGCGCCGAGCTCGACCGCACGAAACGGCAACTCAAGACCGTACGGGAGGAACTGCGCGCCGCCACCGTCCCGATGTACCGCAAGGCCGCCCGCCGGATGCCCTGGCTGGCCCGTCCGGTCCGGCCGGTGTTCCGGCGGGTACGCGACGTGTGGCGGCGTTCCCGGTGA
- a CDS encoding zf-HC2 domain-containing protein: MTRSAHWDVGAYALGALDADDVERFEEHLAGCWACAAELESLIPIVGLMSTVDIGQLEGSSALPPHSPAGVDLPGGATDSGDDVPPPAWAGGESGTDRRRDHGQVLPLDRARSSRRRLLASRPAQIAAGFVLMATLTGGSFLVGAQWFGADTTTVPQADGGTSVTAGPSPLGPQSGVGGPEVTGEKFSTVDPTTGVEADVVLEEAGWGTQVSFALRRVPGPMQCRLVVIRASGTAEVLSTWAVPETGYGTPEQPAPLLLTTSTAAPRDDIERIQVQAVDQSGVATALVTVPV, translated from the coding sequence ATGACACGGTCCGCACACTGGGACGTCGGGGCGTACGCCCTCGGCGCGCTCGACGCCGACGACGTGGAGCGCTTCGAGGAGCACCTCGCGGGTTGCTGGGCCTGCGCCGCCGAACTCGAGTCCCTGATCCCGATCGTCGGATTGATGTCTACCGTGGACATCGGTCAGCTGGAGGGCAGTTCCGCCCTCCCTCCGCACAGCCCCGCCGGTGTGGACCTGCCTGGTGGGGCGACCGACAGCGGCGACGACGTGCCGCCGCCCGCCTGGGCCGGCGGCGAGTCCGGCACCGACCGGCGCCGCGACCACGGTCAGGTCCTTCCGCTCGACCGCGCCCGTAGCTCCCGCCGACGGTTGCTGGCCAGTCGTCCGGCGCAGATCGCTGCCGGGTTCGTCCTGATGGCGACCCTGACCGGCGGCTCGTTCCTGGTCGGCGCGCAGTGGTTCGGCGCGGACACCACCACGGTGCCGCAGGCCGATGGTGGCACGTCGGTCACCGCCGGCCCGTCCCCGCTCGGTCCACAGTCCGGGGTCGGCGGGCCGGAGGTGACCGGGGAGAAGTTCAGCACCGTCGACCCGACCACCGGCGTGGAGGCGGACGTGGTGCTGGAGGAGGCCGGGTGGGGTACCCAGGTGTCCTTCGCGCTGCGCAGGGTACCGGGACCGATGCAGTGCCGGCTGGTGGTCATCCGGGCCAGCGGCACCGCCGAGGTGCTCTCCACCTGGGCCGTGCCGGAAACCGGTTACGGCACGCCCGAACAGCCCGCCCCACTGTTGCTGACGACGTCCACCGCGGCACCACGCGACGACATCGAACGGATCCAGGTGCAGGCCGTCGACCAGTCCGGCGTGGCCACGGCACTCGTGACGGTACCGGTCTGA
- a CDS encoding Pecanex-like protein 1 has product MSSSPRRRRTDDRPARRGSTRTRVIAVVMMLAVFGGVVAVTQISAAGTRGDRDRDRDRDRRDRAVACQSAPDPAASTDPADTGTTVDEFGVRHHWGDGQRGPAGGRNGCPQPSAEGTATAVPTPEALEILGDDCSGSDLPPHDGFQVGDRCVSTAFGEVGDADTNPQLMIVSAPDRVRSNEPFTLRISTRNLVRDRFLPAGQGGYYLESSFLNEDGLTRGHFHTACRMLTSNRTAPQPGPVPAFFVATEDGRGGADADEVTVEVPGLPGPGVAQCASWAGDGSHRVPMMQRANQIPAFDVVRVLVTR; this is encoded by the coding sequence GTGAGCAGTTCACCGCGCCGACGGCGTACCGACGATCGACCTGCCCGACGCGGCAGCACCCGTACCCGCGTAATCGCGGTGGTCATGATGCTCGCGGTCTTCGGCGGAGTCGTCGCCGTGACCCAGATCTCCGCCGCCGGGACCCGTGGCGACCGGGACCGGGACCGCGACCGGGACCGACGGGACCGTGCCGTCGCCTGTCAGAGCGCACCGGACCCGGCGGCATCGACCGATCCGGCCGACACGGGCACCACCGTGGACGAGTTCGGGGTCCGGCACCACTGGGGCGACGGCCAGCGGGGCCCGGCCGGCGGCCGAAACGGCTGTCCGCAGCCGTCCGCCGAGGGCACGGCCACGGCCGTGCCGACCCCCGAAGCACTGGAGATCCTCGGCGACGACTGCTCCGGCAGCGACCTGCCGCCGCACGACGGATTCCAGGTCGGCGACCGCTGCGTGAGCACCGCCTTCGGCGAGGTCGGCGACGCCGACACCAACCCCCAGCTCATGATCGTTTCGGCGCCTGACCGGGTCCGGTCGAACGAGCCCTTCACCCTGCGGATCAGCACCCGCAACCTGGTCCGGGACCGGTTCCTGCCGGCCGGGCAGGGTGGCTACTACCTGGAGAGTTCGTTCCTGAACGAGGACGGGCTGACGAGGGGGCACTTCCACACCGCCTGTCGGATGCTCACCAGCAACCGCACCGCACCGCAGCCCGGACCGGTGCCGGCGTTCTTCGTGGCCACCGAGGACGGCCGGGGCGGTGCGGATGCCGACGAGGTCACCGTCGAGGTTCCGGGCCTGCCCGGCCCTGGAGTGGCGCAGTGCGCGTCCTGGGCCGGCGACGGCTCCCACCGGGTGCCGATGATGCAGCGGGCCAACCAGATCCCCGCCTTCGACGTGGTCCGGGTGCTGGTCACCCGGTAG
- a CDS encoding sigma-70 family RNA polymerase sigma factor — protein MYAVASGWQAETVRPGVTGSGSPAIRAMQRWQTIDGRAAERDDEPVTSRTARSRHQAGTPESSHGDDLVRTLYAEHARPLLGFVLRLTGGDRQRAEDIVQETLLRAWRNAHRLGAQGQASLRPWLVTVARRIAIDDHRSEKARPTEEYDRDLESFAESDGTDQVLRQMTVTDAMRTLSQPHREILIETYFRGRTVPEAAQELGLPLGTAKSRVYYALRALRTALQQRGVTE, from the coding sequence GGCGGAGACGGTCCGGCCAGGCGTGACCGGCAGCGGGTCGCCAGCCATCAGGGCCATGCAACGTTGGCAGACCATCGACGGGAGGGCGGCCGAGCGCGATGATGAGCCGGTGACGTCACGGACTGCACGCAGCCGGCACCAGGCCGGGACGCCGGAGTCCAGCCACGGGGACGATCTCGTCCGCACGCTGTATGCCGAACACGCCCGACCCCTGTTGGGGTTCGTGCTCCGGCTGACCGGGGGGGACCGGCAGCGGGCCGAGGACATCGTCCAGGAAACACTGCTACGGGCGTGGCGCAACGCCCACCGGCTCGGTGCCCAGGGGCAGGCGTCGCTGCGCCCCTGGCTGGTCACCGTCGCCCGGCGGATCGCCATCGACGACCACCGCAGCGAGAAGGCCCGGCCGACCGAGGAGTACGACCGGGACCTGGAGAGTTTCGCCGAGTCCGACGGCACCGATCAGGTGCTGCGTCAGATGACGGTGACCGACGCCATGCGGACGTTGAGCCAGCCGCACCGGGAGATCCTGATCGAGACGTACTTCCGGGGACGCACCGTCCCCGAGGCGGCACAGGAGCTGGGGCTGCCACTGGGTACGGCGAAGTCGCGGGTCTACTACGCGCTACGTGCGCTGCGGACGGCGCTGCAACAGCGGGGGGTAACGGAATGA